A window of Papilio machaon chromosome 1, ilPapMach1.1, whole genome shotgun sequence contains these coding sequences:
- the LOC106714212 gene encoding protein phosphatase 1L produces the protein MEDELEDRVLHQTYLSFMKIFSRFSSSVAFDTPVSYLWKMVRLYLLRSEVVVFTLGIIIFFMYLQTIELWSRTLLSRLSQAMSPLSAVQRMKLMEGSDSDKQSWELKGSVSAAYAIKGRRMHMEDKFIINENINNTGVSLFAIFDGHGGEFAANYAKEHLIQNLYNKVVELNAFKDGKVITPSPLNSPEEPKIEQESNVERKTSFKKSISAADDTSRKEITDPELLAQLSKARPITREVRASPKPIKHFTVPLASYLEKGKINFGKLLTDEVLAADRLLVEAAKRSFNVAGTTALIAVLEDNQLIVANVGDSRGVMCDSKGNAIPVSFDHKPQQVREQKRIEAAGGYIAFNGVWRVAGILATSRAMGDYPLKDKKFVIADPDILTFNLDDHKPMFLVLASDGLWDTFTNEEAIKFIKERIDEPDFGAKSLTLQAYYRGSVDNITVLVINFLQNKFSTSN, from the exons ATGGAAGACGAATTAGAGGACAGAGTTTTACACCAAACATATTTGTCTTTCATGAAAATTTTTTCAAGATTTAGCAGCAGTGTTGCGTTTGATACTCCGGTGAGCTATTTATGGAAGATGGTGCGTCTGTATTTACTTCGATCAGAGGTTGTCGTGTTCACGTTAGGCATAATTATATTCTTCATGTATCTACAAACAATTGAATTATGGAGTCGAACATTACTCAGCAGATTGTCTCAAGCTATGAGTCCACTGAGTGCAGTTCAGCGTATGAAGCTTATGGAGGGTTCGGATTCAGATAAACAGAGCTGGGAATTAAAAGGTTCAGTGAGTGCAGCTTACGCAATCAAAGGCCGGCGAATGCATATGGAagataagtttattattaatgaaaacataaacaaCACTGGTGTTTCCTTGTTTGCAATTTTCGATGGACACGGTGGTGAGTTTGCTGCCAATTATGCGAAAGAGCATCTCATTCAGAATCTGTACAACAAAGTGGTAGAATTAAATGCATTTAAGGATGGCAAAGTGATCACGCCATCCCCATTGAATAGTCCAGAAGAACCAAAGATAGAACAAGAATCTAATGTTGAAAGGAAGACTAGTTTCAAGAAGTCCATTAGTGCTGCTGACGATACATCTAGAAAGGAAATTACAGATCCAGAGTTATTGGCTCAGCTATCAAAAGCTAGACCCATTACAAGAGAAGTGAGAGCAAGCCCAAAAcctattaaacattttacggTACCACTAGCTAGCTATTtggaaaaaggaaaaataaactttggcAAGTTATTGACAGACGAAGTTTTAGCAGCTGACAGACTTCTTGTAGAAGCAGCTAAGAGGTCTTTTAATGTAGCAGGCACAACAGCATTGATTGCAGTATTAGAAGATAATCAGCTGATTGTGGCCAATGTTGGTGATTCCAGAGGGGTTATGTGTGATTCCAAGGGAAATGCTATTCCTGTATCATTTGACCATAAACCACAACAG gtaAGGGAACAAAAGAGAATAGAAGCTGCTGGAGGTTATATTGCTTTTAATGGTGTGTGGAGAGTGGCTGGTATCCTTGCAACATCCCGTGCGATGGGTGACTACCctctaaaagataaaaaattcgTCATAGCTGATCCAGATATACTTACATTTAATCTCGATGACCACAAACCCATGTTTCTAGTTCTTGCTTCTGATGGACTCTGGGACACATTTACTAATGAAGAGGcaatcaaatttataaaggAAAGGATTGATGAGCCAGATTTTGGCGCCAAAAGTTTGACACTGCAAGCATATTACAGAGGGTCTGTTGACAACATAACTGTTCTtgtcataaattttttacaaaataagttttcCACATCAAATTGA